ATGATCGCTTCCTTCTTATCTTGCTTACCTTACATGAGAGAGATGGCATCCTGATTAGCGCCAAGTGGCAACCATCCAGACCCTGCACCACAACTGGAAACTGCCTTGATATATCTCATATATGGAGTTTCTATAGCTTGTCATGAAGGATGACCGATATTAGCTATTTTTCATGACACGTATCCACTCTCTTATAATCTAGATATTTTTAGAAGCTTCTTATATTTGCCATGAATACTTTCTCTAGCATCTTGTGACCCTCCCGATTTGACCATacattaatcatacacgcaaacgtgtacgattaagatcagggacccacgggaagatatcacaacacaactctacaaataaaaataagtcatacaagcatcatattacaagccagaggccttgagggctcgaatacaagagctcaaccatagacgagtcagcggaagcaacaatatctgagtacagacataagttaaacaagattgccttaagaaggctagcacaaactgggatacagatcaaaagaggcgcaggcctcctgcctgggatcctcctaaactactcctggtcgtcgtcagcgtcctacacgtagcagtaggcacctccagtgtagtaggagtcgtcgttgacggtggcgtttggctcctgggctccaatgtctggtcgtagcaatcgagtatagaaagggggaaaagagggagcaaagcaaccgtgagtactcatccaaagtactcgcaagcaaggagctacactacatatgtatgcattggtatcaaatggaataaggggatCATATGTgggctgaactacagaatgccggaataagtgggggatagctagtcctgtcgaagactacgcttctggccacctccatcttgcagtagaagaagagagtagatggtaagttcaccaagtagcatcgcatagcataaacctaaccggtgatcctcccctcgtcgccctgtgagagagcgaccaccagttgtatctggcacttggaagggtgtgttttattaagtatccggttctagttgtcataaggtcaaggtacaactccgggtcgtccttttaccgagggacaccgctattcgaatagatcaacttccctacaggggtgcatcacatttcccaacacgctcgatcccctttgtccagacacacttttctgggtcatgcccggcctcggaagatcaacacgtcgcagccctacctaggcacaacagagaggtcagcacgccggcctaaatcctatggcgcaggggtctgggcccatcgcccattgcacacctgcagttgcgtacgcgaccggtgagcagacctagcaacctccattacaaaggaagttgtgttacgcggtccaacccggcgcgcgccgcttagtcgctgacgtcacgaaggcttcggctgataccacgatgtcgagtgcccataactgtccccgcgtagatggttagtgcgtataggccagtggccagactcagatcaaataccaagatctcgttaagcgtgttaagtatccgcgaacgccgaccagggctaggcccacctctctcctaggtggtctcaacctgccctgtcgctccgcctcaaagtaacagtcgggggccgtcgggaacttaggcccaccactacctggatgaagccacctgccccttcagcccccaacatcggaatcactcgcgggtactcctacgagccgacccgactttaatcaccacaagtatcatatataatatataagtatatacccatgaccacctcccaagtgatcacggcccgatagtatagcatggcagacagacaagaatgtagggccactaatgataaactagcatcctatactaagcattaggattgcaggtaaggtatcaacggtagtagcaaggacaggctatgcatcaggataggattaacggaaagcagtaacatgttacactactctaatgcaagcagtagagagaagagtaggtgatatctggtgataaaggggggagggcttgcctggttgctctggcaagaagggtcgtcaacaccgtagtcgacaacaggggtaccggcagcggtctcggggtctaccagaaagaagtaacggaggggaacacaataaatataatgcaaacataagcatgacaatGCAAGACATGACaaggagcggtgctaggtgtgccctaatgcggtagtaggtgatccggcggaagggggaaacatccggaaaagtatcctcggtgtttcgcgtttttggacagatgaaccggaggtgaaatgttgcaagttcgctatgctagggacatgtggctgacgaacgggctgcgtatcggattcgtctcgtcgttctaagcaattttcatgtacaaagtattttcattcgagttacagattattttatatgattttctaaagcttaattgattttctggaattttgAAAATTCGAATTTAAACATTGTATTATTTTTTTATACACACGGACAACTAGTCTATTAGAATGATGGGCGGGTCCAGTGGCTGAGTCAGCATACACAGTCAGCAAGTCAACAGTCAATGGTTGACTTGGTCAAAGTGTGAATAGTGGTCATGGGGCCTACTTGTCATTGACTGATATTTTAACTGAAGTGCTAAACAGATTTATTTAGtaaggggacccacatgtcattcacaGTAACTAATCATGAGGTTGGTTGGTTGAACTAATTAGAGCATGACCAAGCAGTCAACGTCTAGTTAGACTAACTAATTAGATTAGCACCTAACCTAATCTAACTTAGCACTACAAGCCGGCTTCTTGTACAGAGTCAGCAGCAGCAACGCATCAGGAAAAGCAAGCAACAGCCGCATCAGGCATTGCAAGCAGCAGCAAGTTGCGCAGCAGCAAACAGCACTAGCAACGGCAAGCAGTAGCGGATACGCACGAGCGACGACGGCCGGACGGGCGCACGTGGGCGCGCGCAAGGTCGCGGCCAGAGGCGACGCCGGCGCGGGGCACAGGGAGTGGCCGGAGGTGGGGCAAGGCTAGGCTAGGGCGCAACGATGAGCAGCAGCTCGCGGAGGCGAGCGGGGATGCGTCCACGCGCGAGTGGGCACGCGCGGAGGCGCGACCGGCGCAGGGCAGGGCGGGGTGGCCAAGTGCGCGGGCTAGCCGGGCGCGAGGTAGGGGAGCCCGGGGTGCTCGTGCCCGTCGGCCATGGCGGGCGGCGGAGTTCGGTGCAGGTGGGCAGCGGTGAAACGACATAAATCCAAGGGGGAATCATATGGGGAATCAAGGGGAGCTCACATCGCAGCTGTAGAGaaagtcagcgggctcggggaggcttcaATGAGGTCGAAATCGAAGATGACGAGCGGCGGGGCAGAGCTTGAAGAAGACCTCGTCCGGTCGATGCGGTGGCTCCGGGCTCGATCTCGTGGGTGGAGATGAAGAAGTGGACGACGATGGTTCTGCTGGACGTCTCCCCCAGCGAAGAAGCGCACGGTGGCCGCGGCTACGACGCCAGCATGGCGACCATGACATCAGGCGAACTCCAAGTTGTGACCAAAGGGAAAGGGGAGTTCGAGtgggggctagggttcggtcgagGGGGGCACGGTGCAACCTTATCCTTTTGGGGGGCGTGGGATGGGCGCCATGGCGACATCGCCGGTCGGGGAGGCCTGGATGGGCGCCACGGCCTCCCCCTGTTTCCTGTAGTGTGGGGAGGGAGAGGATATGAGGTGGGTTGGGCCGGGATCAGTCCTGTAGAACTAAAGCCCAAAGGCATAGTAggatctttcttctcttctttatttagtttctttttttggttttcttattttCTATTCTGTTTCGTATTTTATTTTAATACCATTTGATTTGTGTTTAACTTGAATTTTAGTACATAAATAGTAAGCAATAACTTGAATTAGCACACAAGATTTCAAGTGGTTTGGAAATTCATAAACATTTATTTATATAAAAAGGACATTTTATTTGCTGTCGAACCACTTATTAATTTCTTAGGAATTTATTTATGAATAAAAAGAAGTTGGTTTCAACATGAAAATGGTCTGAGGAATTTATAGaatgtgaacattttagttttactgttcgAAGAAATGATAATTTCATTTGCAATTAAAAATTGACTTTGACTTTGATTTTTATCGAAAGGCAATTTTcatagtaatcatgatgacatgaccACCATTAGGGAGAGATTATTGTAGCATGATCTTCGGAGTGTTACACATCTTCCATGACAAATATCTTCATCATTTGTTGTTACTCACAAAATATTATACAAGGCTCCAAGTATGCACTGCCTATTTTCCTTATTTATTTACACTAACATATTTGACCACCATATGAAAACAAAATATGGAGACACATATAACAGCTAGAGGAAGTCTGGTTTTATGTGTTGCTCTTTTTTCCCCTACATTTATGTTGATAATAATTTATTTTTGCCAGAGACTCAAACTCAGGTAACGTCTCTCTGATATCTTCTGCAATATTTGGACTAAATTAGAGATATAAGATGCGAGATAATGTTCAAATTTGCAAACTGCTGATTATACTTCAGATTTGCAGACACCGTTATATTGACGTTCGCATGGCTAGGTCAGCTTATTTCTCATTTGGCAGTTTTCCCCCCTTTAACATTTACACGGAACAGGAGGAAGCAAACATGGTTTAAAAATGGTTCTTGTGATTAAAAAAATACATGGTTATCACCAAATATCTTTATTCATAATCTTAATATGTCAGTTTCCTTTATTCAAGCGATCATTTTATCATATTAAATTATAGCAACTTTTGCAACATCAAAAGTTTGATATGAACAATGAAGCCTTTTAACTAAAATTGGAGTAACCCAAGTGTTCACACTAAAATGACACTGCCACTCACATTGGTTAGATAATTTATACATGTACTATGACTATTTCTCCATCGCACGAATGATATAGTTGATTTTCTTTTATCTAGTATTTTTGAAACACCTTTTGCTTAAATGCTCGTTGCAACACACGCATGGCACATGTTAGTAATAACTAATAAGTGCATTTTCCCGAACTTCATCGGCATCCTACTCGGCTAGCTCGTGCTACCAGGCACTCTTCCTTGGTGCTTGCGGAGACCCCCACTGGAAGCCGACTTGGAAACCGTGGGTGTTGTTGTGCATCAAGTTCTTCATATGGCTGGCGATGAAGGACCGTTCTCGGACGGCCGACCGTCTTGCTTGTCACAGCCTACCCCACGAGTCCACTTGCGCCTTTTGCGACCAAGAGGAGGAAACCATGCAACATTTGTTGGCGAGCTGCTCATTCTCTCGGCAGGTTTGGCACAACATTCTTGGTTGGGCTAGATCATCTTCTGATCTACTGCATGAAAACACAGCTTTCCAGACATGGTGGGCCACATCTTGCGCCCACACACCCGCTTCTGCTCGCAAGGGTCTGACGTCCCTCATCATCCTCACTGCTTGGTGGCTTTGGAAGCACCGAAACAACTGCATCTTCAACAACGAGCGGCCATCGGTTACCCGTCTCTTCACCACCATCAAAGACAAGGCTCGCCTTTGGGCAAAGGCCGGCTCAACCGGGATCGAAAACATCATCCACGAGAGTTAGCCTCTATCCGATCGGGGATGAGCAACCCCTAGCTATGTGCTCCAACGCTCGCTACCATGTCTCTCTGTGTACGTGGTCTCATGAGCGCTCGTATTCTCATGTTGTGACTTTTCTTCTATTAATGAAAAGATATGCAACCTTTGCGTATTCACGAAATAAATGCATTTTTTCATGACATGAGATGAAAGACACTATTCTTGTCTGAAAATAAGACACTGGTGGATGCGATATGAGAGCCAGGCTAGCTCTTTTTGTTGGTGGTGAAAATGCCAAGAGTGCAGAGTTTATGTATCCAATCCAGACCACAATATCCAAGTTAATTAACTCACCACAGCTTCAAGCTGAAGCTAGACACTAGGACGAATACCGGAGAGATTCTTTCGCCAAAAGGGAAAAAAGAATACTGGGAAGAAAGCAGGAAATTATACAAACAATAAAATACGTACAAGAAGCAAAAGATGGTATCATCTCAGAGGGGTAGAGACAGTCAAACTATTCCACCGTGTCCCTTTCGCCCTATCCATCGcctcgccacagaatctgcatagtGTATATATAAACAGCCTCCAAGCCGTCGAGACACAGAGCGCGCGAGGTACCGCGTTCCGATGAAGACGGCAGGAGGAGCCATGTCCCGActtcccttcttcctcttcctctgtcTCTTCTCCTTCTTCACTGCCTCTGCCTCTACCAAGCAAGGCCAGGTCATCATCTCGATCGATCATTCTATTTTTCGATGTTAATCAACAGATTTCTCACGGGTCTAGTTTGAGTTTGATTAGTTCATGGCCGGCAGTCCTACCCTTCATGACGCAGTTGTTTTGTTTATAGCTCCCTCATATGCTTAATTTTCCATGAACTTCCATGTCGCCCGCCGTTGTGGATATACAGGTCTATATAGTGTATCTGGGCGAGGACGCCGGAGCGAAGTCAAAGGGGGCGATCCTTGATGATCACCATGccctcctcctctccgtcaagggcaGGTACGTACACGTCCATCAATCGATGTGCGTATGATACATGGCGCGGCCGTGCACTGCTCATACATACACCTATCGTCCTCGACATTTGCTGTGTGCTGCCTGCTGATAATGGATACTAGCAAGTCGCAGCTAATCATTCAGACGCTCTCTCTGTGGTTCACCAGCCAGGAGGAGGCACGGACGTCGCTGCTGTACAGCTACAAGCACACTCTAAATGGCTTCGCGGCTCTTCTCTCCGAGGAAGAAGCCACAAAGCTTTCAGGTAATACATGTGCACTCACAGTGACACTAGGGATTTTCTCAAGATAACACTGTGATTTATCCACCACTGTTGCCTATATGTCTTTGTGCGTGCGTTTGGCTGATGCATGTGGCGCGTTCTGCAGAGAGGACCGAGGTAGTGTCTACCTTTCGGAGCGACGGGAGGTGGTCCCCGCACACCACGAGGTCTTGGGAGTTTGTGGGCTTGGAGGAAGGGCTCAGCCAGGGCTGGCTGCCGTCCGGCGCTCACGCCGGCGAGAATGTCATCGTAGGCATGCTGGACTCCGGTGAGAAGGCTCTCTACCGACTTGCGTGCTTCCGGCCAATCAACTAAAGCCTTCACGTGTCGACGTTTCGTTTGACAAGAAGCGGCTATTTGAAACTGCAGGGATCTGGCCGGAGTCGAGGAGCTTCAGCGACGAGGGGCTAGGGCCAGTGCCCGCGCGGTGGAAGGGGGTGTGTCAAGAAGGAGATTCCTTCAATTCCTCCTCCTGCAATAGGTAATTAAGCCGGCTGCTTGTGGGTTTATTCGGGTATAATCAGCTCTTATTAGTAGTTAATACTGGATAATACGCATTCATATGTACTTGTGCGCACCGCATCATGCATTCGTACGTGGCCCTGCTTTTCCGTGGGATTCCATGGACGCCTTGCTGGAACATCGGTTAGTCGGTCTATTCAGGCTAGtattttttgtgttttctttttgcTGAAAATAGGGGTCATATCCCATGGCGTCTTGCCATCTTCCATCGTGTGACCATATCGATCGACCACTTCGTGAAACAAAAAATCATAGCAATGTCGAACTAAGACTGCTTACAAAACAAAAGGCTGGCATGCAGTGCATCAACCTATGATTGAGATGACAAGACAGTGACGACTGACGACCAAAGGagaaccaccaccaccacacacagacACATAGCCGGTCTACGATGTCGATGTATCCGAACTAGAATATCCGGCGTGGGTGCCTGCACGCTTCAGCCGGGACCAGACTGTGCACGTCCGAACGAAAACCCGAGATGGCGGGCCAGCTCGGGAGCAAGACTGAAGACTCCAGCTTGGCGCCTTCTCGACTCACTGCAGTGCACAGCTTGTTTTATAATCTCTGCCTGCATGGCTTAGCTGACGTACAAACAGTCCGCCGTAGAGTAGTTTTCCCTCTGATGCAACTGCGGCGGCAGATTGGGTAGAACCCCGTGACGCCTTCCTCCCAGTCCGTGTAACACGTGATCCCTGTCAGCCTGACAGTGTCAGATTTTCTTTCCGAGAAAACCAGTACAACGaacattaaaaataataaaaattacattcaaaTTACAGATCACTTCGATGATTACAAGCACTGAAGCAAGTCGAAGGCGAGGCGCCATCATCGTCTCTCCATCATCGAAGTCGggtacaacttgttgtagtaggcaGTCGGAAAGTCGTCATATTAAGGTCTCACAAGACAGACCAACGTAGCAGAATAGCAACCACCGCTGATGAAGAATAACGTaaatcggaaggatccaacctaaagacacacgaaagtagacgaacaacgacgagatccgagcaaatccaccaaaaatAGATTTGTTGGAGACACGCCCACCAACAATGCTAGACGCATCGCCGGAAAGGGACTAAgcagggagacctttattccatcttcagagagccgTCGCCATCTCGCCATCTTAAACAAgacacaaatcctaacaaaatgGAAAGGAACGACTAAAATCAGAGCCCTCCCGTCGGCCCTTGCCAGTATCCACTGCATCCCCTGGCCTAGGGCCATCAGAGACGAGGCAAAGCTGTGGCGGCGCCTGCGAGAGGCAGGAACCCTAGCTTTTTTtttttggaggaggaggagcggcagcGTAACAAACATGCGATATGAAGAAATCACACGGTAGTTACTCCGCTGTGAACTCTTAACAGTGTCAGATGTTACTCCCTCGTGACTCGAGAGTTGCAGAAAAATCGTCGTGATATCATGCAAACTTGTTTAATCAGATTTTGTTAGCATAGGCCAAATCAGATGATCGTTAATCGGATTGTTAACCTCGATTTTCTGTCACTGTGCTCGTCCATACATATTTTTCCTGAGTTTAATGTCCATAAGTACGTACACTTTCTTTACCTAATCGTACGTACGTACACAGGAAGGTAATCGGCGCGCGGTACTACCTCAAGGCGTACGAGGCCCACAACGGCAGGCTGAACACCACCTACGCGTACCGCTCGCCGCGCGACCACGACGGCCACGGCACCCACACCGCGTCCACCGTCGCGGGCCGCACCGTGCCGGGCGTGGCGGCGCTCGGCGGGTTCGCGGCCGGCACGGCCTCGGGCGGGGCGCCGCTCGCCCGCCTCGCCATCTACAAGGTCTGCTGGCCCATCCCGGGGCCCAACCCCAACATCGAGAACACCTGCTTCGACGCCGACATGCTCGCGGCAATGGACGACGCGGTCGGCGATGGCGTCGACGTGATGAGCGTGTCGATCGGGTCCAACGGGAAGCCGCCCCGGCTACCGGACGACGGCATCGCCATGGGCGCGCTGCACGCCGCCAGGCGCGGCGTGGTCGTCGTGTGCAGCGGTGGGAACTCTGGCCCCGCGCCGGCCACCGTGTCGAACCTTGCGCCGTGGATACTCACGGTCGGCGCCAGCAGCATCGACCGCTCTTTCAACTCCCCGATCAGGCTTGGCAATGGCATGGTGATCATGGTAAGCGCCTAAGAAGTTTCATGTCACGCAACGTACGTTattcttgtttttttttcttctaaatAAAATGGACTGACGCGTGATTGACCGTACTTTCGTACCAGGGACAAACGGTAACACCATATCAGCTGCCGGCGAACAGGACGTATCCAATGGTTTATGCAGCACACGCCGTGGTTCCTGGCACTCCCGCCAACGTTACCAAGTAATTAACAAACCAACTGTACTGAATGAAATCTCTTTAAAAATGCTCCACTAGTACTAACAAAGTAACAATCACTCAAGAGTCACACATGCTAATCGAACAAGGTTCAAATTTCGTATTTGGACGCAGCCaatgcctgccgaattcgctctcgCCGAAGAAGGTGCGAGGCAAAATCGTGGTGTGCTTGAGGGGGAGCGGCCTGAGGGTGGGCAAAGGCCTGGAGGTGAAgcgggcgggcggcgcggcgatcGTGCTCGGCAACCCGCCGATGTACGGCAGCGAGGTGCCCGTCGACGCGCACGTGCTCCCCGGAACGGCAGTCTCCATGGCCGGCGTCAACACCATCCTCAAGTACATCAACTCCAGCGCGAACCCAACCGCTTACCTGGATCGCTCTAGGACAGTCGTGGACGTGAAGCCGTCGCCGGTTATGGCACAGTTCTCGTCGCGTGGACCCAACGCCCTCGAGCCCAGCATTCTCAAGGTACAAGCACAAACGGCATCCATTTGCATTTGCATCTTCTCAAGATGACTCTTGTCGATTATCTGTGCTAACTGCATCTGCATGCAATGTGTGCGTGCAGCCTGACGTGACGGCGCCGGGCCTGAACATCCTGGCGGCGTGGAGCGAGGCGTCGTCGCCCACAAAGCTCGACGGCGACAATCGCGTGGTGAAGTACAACATCATCTCCGGGACATCAATGTCGTGCCCGCACGTCTccgccaccgccgtcctcctcaagTCTGCCCACCCCGACTGGAGCACCGCCGCAATCCGGTCAGCCATCATGACCACCGGTAATTTCCCTTCTCCGGCAACACGATTTGCATGCATAGGcccaagtttttttttttttttgagaatgcaACTTTTGCATGCATAGGCCCAACTTTTTTGAGAATGCAACTTGGGTGTCGTTTTACAGCAACAGCCTACAACGCGGAAGGAGGCCCAATAATGAACGCGGACGGAACGGTGGCGGGGCCCATGGACTACGGCTCGGGCCACATCAGGCCCAGGCACGCGCTGGACCCGGGCCTCGTGTACGACGCGTCCTTCCAGGACTACCTCCTCTACGCCTGCGCGAGCGAAGGCGCGCAGCTGGACCACTCGTTCCCGTGCCCGGCGAGCCCGCCGCGTCCGCACGAGCTCAACTACCCTTCCGTCGCCATCCACGGCCTCAACGGGGCCACCACCGTGCACCGGACGGTGACCAACGTCGGCGAGCACGGGGCGCATTACAGCGTCGCCGTTGTCGAGCCCATGGGTTTCTCCGTGAAGGTCTCGCCGAAGAGCCTCGCCTTCGCACGCACCGGGGAGAAGAAGAGCTTCACGATAAAGATCGCGGCGACGGGGAAAAGAAGTCGGCGTCTGAAGAGGAAATATCTTGCAGGCTCGTACACGTGGAGCGACGGAGTCCACGCTGTGAGGAGCCCCGTCGTTGTTCTCGTCGCGTGATCGTTCATTCTTGCCATTGCTGGCCAGATTGAAGAGTAGATGAACACGTACAAAACTATTGTGAAATCTATCAAAGTCACGAGCCAAAACTACTCCCTCGTTGTGCATGTGCTATACGCCAAAAGGATGGTGGGTTCGTGTCCCGTTATGGAGTCTCGGGATGCCAATGGCTGCGCGCATCGGCATCCTTATCCACACCGTGCTTGCACCACCGTCAGTCCTCACCGGCGCCCGTGGCCGGCAGACCAACCACACCCATTGTCCAAACTGCGCGGCGTTACAGGTGTATGACCGGCAGCGGTAGTTCACGCCGACACGACACAGTCCGTTCGCTTTCGTGCATGCTGCCACAGTAGAAAGCCGTCGACGCGGGACTCGTCGCTAGAGTCCAGGATCGCAGGATATACCACGAGCCCACGCATGTACGGTGCGCTGGTAGCTTGACTTTTTCCATTCCAACGCGCGCTGAAATTTCTGGGGTTGCTTGGATATTCTCTATCGACATAAAGTTCGCGAAAACGATGGCAAGAGTGACGCTCCACTTTGTATTCACTTGCACAAGATTTTTACCAAGTTTATATACCTACTAATATTGCACTAAGAGCAGTGGCGGAGGCAGGAATGCATATAATCTGATGTTTGGGAGGGCCAGCTGCAGGCAATAGTAAAAGTATGTCACTGGTCATATGCATAATACAAAGGAAATTAGGATGTTGGGGAGGGCCCGGGTCCTGGCTGGCCACCCCCCGCCTCCGCCACtgactaagagcatctctagttGATCCCTTAAAAAGTAGAGGAGTAAACTATCAAGTAAAGCTAATTGGTAGACTATTTTTACTTTACTAAATTTTGGCCGGACCGAGCAGATCTCCTAAATTTAGTGGagtaaacttttttcaaatttatttcattctCGGGCATTGAAATaaatttcattgccttttatttttatTGTTCGACTTCTTGATACACCGGAGTACATAACTCACCAATTCTTCGCAAAGAGGATCGATCCAAAAAAAACAAGAACCATAATTAGATATTTCAATAAAAATTCCAACTTCGATAACTGCTCCCACTATTCGAATTAATATTTTCTCTATGTCTTCATTTTGACCATTATTGATTCTCTCAATTGGCTTCTCGAGCTTGTATCTTGTCTCTACTCTAGTAAGGAGTGAACCAACATCTGTCAATTTTTTTGCTATCAATAGATCGACGTACTCTTCTTCTCGAGCCATAGGAACAAGCACTCACCCATACTTTTCGcacttgaagaacacccatccgggatgcttCAGCGTGCTCAAAACTCGATGCAGCACTTGCCGCCGGAAGTGGCCACACTTGATGACAGGCAGAGGAGAGCTGACGGGCTGGGCTAGTGTCGAGCTCGGCTGACGGCCGGGCGTGGCTTCGTCGATGGTCCGTCAACTAGTGAGATCCAAGCGGTTAGAGCAAGAGGCGATACCTAGATGCGGCGCAGAGTCGTTGTCGAGGGTGCGCGGTTCAATACCCGGCCAATCCATGAGAAAGGCGACAGCGACGGCGGCCGGATGCGTCAAATTCGACGACAGTCGTAGATCTGCCGATTTACGCCAACAACGGCAAGAGAGGCCCAAATCCGAGTGGATGAGGAATGTGGTGGTTCCTACGGAGGGTCGGCAATGACCGGGAGTGGCCGGCGGTCGCGGGAAGAATGGCTCTGGAGTATATGCGACACAGGGGTGGGGTGGGTGCGGCAGAAAAGGGGACAAGATTGTTTGCTCGAGCCGTGGAAGGCCGGCTAAAATAGGCGGCCGCCAAGTGGGGTAGTAAATTTTTTACTCTATCGTACGGTTTACTACATCTGCTAGGTCTTGGTTATAGGAGTAACCCTGAAATTTTATTCCTCTGTAGCATTTTAGGCGATCGGCTAGAAATACTCTAACGGGCATGGCCCTTAAGTGTGATTTCTGAAAGAAAAATAGAGCTGCGCCATAATTTGTTGTGGGGATTTCTCAGTTCTTAGTGTCTGAACCCATCAACAACAAGCTTACATAGATTTGCCAGCACTTAGAACTTTTGCTgaactagttaagcaaaacaaacCACACGTATGTCCCGCCGGGCAGGCCTAACGTGCAGTGGTTTTGCAGTTTTGGTAGGTCCGTACGCCAAAGCCAAGCAGCTTGACGCGATCCTTTTGGTTTTGTTTTTCGGCCTTGGATATTGACGTGTCTCTTTCCCTTACTTCCTGTTAGCTGGTTGATTGACACTTGATATACGTTAAGTTCGTTCCAGCTGGGCGGGCGTGTGAAGTGCAGCAGAACAAGTGTTCCTGTCATAATCGACACTGTTCAtcagaaagttgcgtgtttggtatgctgCACCGAGAGCTGTGCAAATCCGACCTGCTGACACCTGTTTTCTTATTACTCAAATCAGTTTCTATTAGATCTGTTTTTTAGTCAAATCTAGTTGCTTAGATTAGTATAATGTTGCATTCAACCAGATACAGAGTAAATGAACCCACAAACACAAAAACGACTCAAAAATGAACGACTATGACTATATGACCTGAAATTATTGCCAAAGGCGCAACTGAATTTGTAGTTGTTGCATAACCACAGCTTTCGTCGAC
The Triticum dicoccoides isolate Atlit2015 ecotype Zavitan chromosome 3A, WEW_v2.0, whole genome shotgun sequence genome window above contains:
- the LOC119268952 gene encoding subtilisin-like protease SBT5.6; translated protein: MKTAGGAMSRLPFFLFLCLFSFFTASASTKQGQVYIVYLGEDAGAKSKGAILDDHHALLLSVKGSQEEARTSLLYSYKHTLNGFAALLSEEEATKLSERTEVVSTFRSDGRWSPHTTRSWEFVGLEEGLSQGWLPSGAHAGENVIVGMLDSGIWPESRSFSDEGLGPVPARWKGVCQEGDSFNSSSCNRKVIGARYYLKAYEAHNGRLNTTYAYRSPRDHDGHGTHTASTVAGRTVPGVAALGGFAAGTASGGAPLARLAIYKVCWPIPGPNPNIENTCFDADMLAAMDDAVGDGVDVMSVSIGSNGKPPRLPDDGIAMGALHAARRGVVVVCSGGNSGPAPATVSNLAPWILTVGASSIDRSFNSPIRLGNGMVIMGQTVTPYQLPANRTYPMVYAAHAVVPGTPANVTNQCLPNSLSPKKVRGKIVVCLRGSGLRVGKGLEVKRAGGAAIVLGNPPMYGSEVPVDAHVLPGTAVSMAGVNTILKYINSSANPTAYLDRSRTVVDVKPSPVMAQFSSRGPNALEPSILKPDVTAPGLNILAAWSEASSPTKLDGDNRVVKYNIISGTSMSCPHVSATAVLLKSAHPDWSTAAIRSAIMTTATAYNAEGGPIMNADGTVAGPMDYGSGHIRPRHALDPGLVYDASFQDYLLYACASEGAQLDHSFPCPASPPRPHELNYPSVAIHGLNGATTVHRTVTNVGEHGAHYSVAVVEPMGFSVKVSPKSLAFARTGEKKSFTIKIAATGKRSRRLKRKYLAGSYTWSDGVHAVRSPVVVLVA